The following coding sequences are from one Triticum aestivum cultivar Chinese Spring chromosome 5A, IWGSC CS RefSeq v2.1, whole genome shotgun sequence window:
- the LOC123108261 gene encoding phosphatidylglycerophosphate phosphatase PTPMT2, which produces MRSDEHTFGTDGVELQFFHGHDVDEDEDGSTMFADEEASAESSSATALDAAKRAAVGVGARVLFYPKMAYKLVAGRPARGKASEEPSSSSATTLDAAKHAAVGMGARALFYPTLAYSLARYRLSSEFHWWNLIEGTHIYLGAVPFPSDVPRLHDLGVRDVVTLTEPYERLVPKSLYIKHKMENLVLPTTDYLYAPSKDDLCRAAAFIHSSGERGRKTYVHCKAGRARSATVVMCYLVRYKGMTAKEAYDHVRWCRPRVSLAPAQWQAVQDFEDFYRRPAGGSE; this is translated from the coding sequence ATGCGCTCCGACGAGCACACGTTCGGCACCGACGGCGTGGAGCTGCAGTTCTTTCACGGGCACGACGTcgacgaggacgaggacggcaGCACCATGTTCGCGGACGAGGAAGCCTCGGCAGAGTCATCATCGGCGACGGCTCTGGACGCGGCGAAGCGGGCGGCGGTGGGAGTGGGCGCGCGGGTGCTCTTCTACCCGAAGATGGCCTACAAGCTGGTGGCCGGCCGGCCTGCTCGGGGTAAAGCCTCGGAGGAGCCGTCGTCATCGTCGGCGACGACTCTAGACGCGGCGAAGCACGCGGCGGTGGGCATGGGCGCGCGGGCGCTCTTCTACCCGACGCTCGCCTACAGCCTGGCCCGGTACCGCCTCTCATCCGAATTCCACTGGTGGAACCTCATCGAAGGCACCCACATCTACCTCGGCGCCGTCCCGTTCCCGAGCGACGTGCCGCGCCTGCACGACCTGGGCGTCCGCGACGTGGTGACCCTCACCGAGCCCTACGAGCGGCTGGTGCCCAAGTCGCTGTACATTAAACACAAGATGGAGAACCTGGTGCTGCCAACCACTGACTACCTCTACGCGCCGTCCAAGGACGACCTCTGCCGTGCCGCGGCGTTCATCCACAGCAGCGGGGAGCGAGGGAGAAAGACGTACGTGCACTGCAAGGCCGGGCGCGCGCGCAGCGCCACGGTGGTTATGTGCTACCTGGTGCGGTACAAGGGGATGACGGCGAAGGAGGCGTACGATCACGTGCGGTGGTGCCGGCCCAGGGTGTCGCTGGCTCCGGCGCAGTGGCAGGCGGTCCAGGACTTCGAGGACTTCTACCGGCGGCCGGCCGGTGGCTCGGAGTGA